One genomic window of Luteitalea pratensis includes the following:
- the gatB gene encoding Asp-tRNA(Asn)/Glu-tRNA(Gln) amidotransferase subunit GatB, translating into MRFEAVIGLEVHAQLQTRTKIFCGCVPAFGAPPNTHTCPVCLGMPGALPVLNADAVDKAIAAAIALGCTVHEVSEFARKNYFYPDLPKGYQISQFDRPIATGGHVDLEVDGQAVRVGITRIHMEEDAGKSLHEGTGDPNLTGIDLNRAGTPLIEIVSEPDLRGAAAAAAYFTFMRDVLVAIGVNDGNLEEGSLRCDANVSVRPLGQQALGTKVEVKNVNSFRFLQKAIEYEIARQSAVVADGGAIVQETRLFDPDTGRTFSMRSKEEAHDYRYFPEPDLPLLVLSRGQVDRVRAALPELPAARRARFVSQYGLPAYDAAVLTQDVDLAAYFEQVASVAPPKLASNFVMGEVLRKVKDEDTAIADVPVTAAALADLIRLVDDGTISTGAGRQVFETMWTTREPASAIVAREGLKQVGDESALLAHVATVIAANPEAVASYKAGRVQAIGALVGQVMKLTRGTANPKVVHALVQRQLDA; encoded by the coding sequence GTGCGCTTCGAGGCCGTGATCGGCCTGGAGGTGCACGCCCAACTCCAGACCCGTACCAAGATCTTCTGTGGATGCGTGCCCGCGTTCGGCGCGCCACCCAACACCCACACCTGTCCCGTGTGCCTCGGCATGCCCGGGGCGCTGCCCGTGCTCAACGCCGATGCCGTGGACAAGGCCATCGCGGCCGCGATCGCGCTCGGGTGCACGGTGCACGAGGTCTCCGAGTTCGCGCGGAAGAACTACTTCTACCCGGACCTGCCGAAGGGCTACCAGATCTCGCAGTTCGATCGACCGATCGCGACCGGTGGCCACGTGGATCTCGAGGTCGACGGCCAGGCCGTCCGTGTCGGCATCACCCGCATCCACATGGAAGAGGACGCGGGAAAGTCGTTGCACGAGGGGACCGGCGATCCGAACCTCACCGGCATCGACCTGAATCGGGCCGGGACGCCGCTGATCGAGATCGTCTCGGAGCCGGACCTGCGCGGTGCCGCGGCGGCGGCGGCCTACTTCACGTTCATGCGCGACGTGCTCGTCGCCATCGGCGTGAACGACGGCAATCTCGAAGAGGGCAGCCTGCGCTGCGACGCCAACGTCTCCGTGCGCCCGCTCGGGCAGCAGGCGTTGGGCACGAAGGTGGAAGTGAAGAACGTCAACTCCTTCCGCTTCCTGCAGAAGGCCATCGAGTACGAGATCGCGCGCCAGTCGGCCGTCGTCGCCGACGGCGGCGCGATCGTGCAGGAGACGCGCCTGTTCGATCCCGATACCGGCCGGACCTTCTCCATGCGGAGCAAGGAGGAGGCGCACGACTACCGGTACTTCCCGGAGCCGGACCTGCCGCTGCTCGTCCTGTCACGCGGGCAGGTCGATCGCGTGCGCGCGGCGTTACCTGAATTGCCAGCGGCTCGTCGAGCGCGCTTCGTGTCGCAGTACGGCCTGCCGGCCTACGATGCCGCTGTCCTGACGCAGGACGTCGACCTCGCCGCGTATTTCGAGCAGGTGGCCAGCGTGGCGCCGCCGAAGCTGGCGTCCAACTTTGTGATGGGTGAGGTGCTGCGCAAGGTGAAGGACGAGGACACCGCAATCGCCGACGTCCCCGTCACGGCCGCCGCACTTGCCGATCTGATCAGGCTCGTCGATGACGGCACGATCAGCACCGGCGCGGGCCGGCAGGTCTTCGAGACAATGTGGACGACGCGCGAGCCGGCGTCGGCCATCGTCGCGCGCGAGGGGTTGAAGCAGGTGGGTGACGAGTCGGCGCTGCTGGCGCACGTCGCCACGGTGATTGCCGCCAACCCCGAGGCGGTGGCGAGTTACAAAGCCGGCCGCGTCCAGGCCATCGGCGCGCTGGTGGGGCAGGTGATGAAGCTCACGCGCGGCACGGCGAACCCGAAAGTGGTGCATGCCCTCGTCCAGCGTCAGCTCGACGCCTGA
- a CDS encoding low affinity iron permease family protein codes for MLERFSTAVTRWTGGTSAFMVALGVIVVWAVTGPLFAFSDTWQLVINTGTTIVTFLMVFLIQRAQNKDNRAIHLKLNELVAAVEGASNRLIDAEDLTEDELELLHRFYTELVTLSKKDRHLSESHSVEEARSRHSDKLA; via the coding sequence ATGCTGGAGCGATTTTCCACGGCGGTGACGCGATGGACGGGAGGGACATCCGCCTTCATGGTTGCCCTGGGCGTCATCGTCGTCTGGGCGGTGACGGGTCCCCTGTTTGCGTTCTCCGACACGTGGCAACTCGTGATCAACACGGGTACGACCATCGTGACCTTCCTGATGGTCTTCCTGATCCAGCGGGCGCAGAACAAGGACAACCGGGCCATTCACCTCAAGCTGAATGAACTGGTCGCAGCCGTCGAAGGCGCCAGCAACCGGTTGATCGACGCCGAAGATTTGACCGAGGACGAGCTGGAGCTGCTGCACCGGTTCTATACCGAGCTGGTCACGCTGTCGAAGAAGGACCGGCACCTGTCGGAATCCCACTCGGTCGAGGAGGCCAGGAGCCGGCATTCGGACAAGCTCGCGTGA
- a CDS encoding cell division protein FtsX — MNARRHEDANAVGFLRYCFDEARTSLTRRWRVTLLSTLLLGAAVFVMAAALGASVALRDVTARMTQAAELSVYLAREATTTDRDAAARIARSDTAVAVADVLDPEQATARVTADFPDLAGVITALPDRPFGAVIEVRLAPTATAPQVDALVTRLRSAAGVDDVIYDREVLRRVLLTVTTVRRVVTTLAVLLALAAFAAVAAVLRLGYYARRDEIEVLGLVGAPPRAISGPFVAEGVLQAAAGTVLALLLLRAAVWVVGQGPASAWGRALDLPDVPFLTWQHMLTLTVVTLLAGALAGWVGSREISR; from the coding sequence ATGAACGCGCGCCGGCATGAAGACGCCAACGCCGTCGGTTTTCTCCGGTACTGTTTCGACGAGGCCCGGACCTCACTCACGCGCCGGTGGCGCGTCACCCTGCTGTCCACGCTGCTGCTCGGTGCGGCCGTCTTCGTGATGGCCGCGGCCCTGGGTGCGTCGGTCGCGTTGCGCGACGTGACCGCGCGCATGACGCAGGCCGCCGAACTCTCGGTGTACCTGGCGCGCGAGGCGACCACGACCGATCGCGATGCGGCCGCCCGCATCGCTCGCAGTGACACGGCAGTGGCCGTGGCTGATGTGCTCGACCCAGAGCAGGCGACCGCGCGCGTGACGGCCGATTTTCCCGATCTGGCGGGGGTGATCACCGCGCTGCCGGACCGGCCGTTCGGCGCGGTCATCGAGGTGCGCCTCGCTCCCACGGCGACCGCGCCACAGGTCGATGCGTTGGTGACGCGGTTGCGCAGCGCCGCCGGCGTGGACGATGTGATCTACGACCGTGAAGTCCTGCGCCGTGTGCTCCTGACCGTGACGACCGTACGACGCGTGGTGACGACACTGGCGGTGCTGCTCGCGCTGGCGGCGTTTGCGGCGGTGGCCGCGGTGCTGCGGCTCGGCTACTACGCGCGCCGTGACGAAATCGAGGTGCTGGGCCTGGTGGGGGCGCCCCCGCGCGCCATCTCCGGCCCCTTCGTGGCCGAGGGCGTGCTCCAGGCAGCGGCCGGGACGGTCCTGGCGCTGCTCCTGCTCCGGGCTGCGGTGTGGGTCGTCGGGCAGGGGCCAGCGTCGGCCTGGGGCCGGGCGCTGGATCTGCCAGACGTGCCCTTCCTGACGTGGCAGCACATGCTTACGCTTACGGTGGTGACGCTGCTGGCCGGAGCCCTCGCGGGGTGGGTGGGGTCGCGCGAGATCTCCCGTTGA
- a CDS encoding DUF3108 domain-containing protein, which produces MPSSSVSSTPDLGRPGWRERALALAIYVVVAVLATWPLGWRPRTLLGAPQGEGDPYLNLFTLGWDLRQLFLAPSSWVTGGVFDAPIFHPARQTLAFTDHLLLQALLVSPIYAIWRDPVLCYNAVFIASLAASAWAMWWYLRQLLDDRLGPVVGGLAWGFCAYRFSHVLHLQLQALYFLPLAFGALHRLVARRRWQDGAWLGLWFGLTAVSAVYYAVIGLVALGLGGLALVAGAGRVSLGRLLAPLAVSGLVSAALVAPVLVPYVQAQQREGFVRTMDEASRHAATLASFVSDPPWRPVALAPIGRTEEDGLLPGWGALALAVLAAAALPRSRRQPLLWTWGAVAASGIVFALGPEGLRSVYALAHRWVFGFQAIRAPARFGVLFSFGVAAAAGFAVTWWRRERRPASHPVVLALSLVVAIEAVAWRVPYVPAPAFETPVSAWLRDVEGPGAVAFLPQPDDRAATPLMLETLTHGRPIVNGYSGQRPAFAGAVAGALATFPSADAIWTLHDLGVRFVVAPDDGLDKAWPLARRASVAGRGGAPSVIYELADETTLLAAVGAPAAVSAPQPGVPGFAPGEVSRYDVFWDGAGTHVSAGTIEIAVLAATGSDARLPRWLSAADRTRIRYEARVSLETAPWVARFFEARDVFRTFTDSEFRPVAHLREIREGRRQVDQSVFHDGAGGVVRVVPPDATTVEAGPGFRAPPDHRDPIAAFLLVRTLALAAGSQVAIPVNDMGRNLTLQSGPLAAETIQWRGQQVRALRMRPALVQRVQRRAPPAIDLWLSADQRRLPLRIDVAAGFGRVRVELIETHSGVPRT; this is translated from the coding sequence ATGCCCTCGTCCAGCGTCAGCTCGACGCCTGATCTCGGCCGCCCTGGCTGGCGAGAGCGGGCCCTTGCCCTCGCCATCTACGTCGTGGTGGCGGTCCTCGCGACGTGGCCGCTGGGATGGCGTCCGCGGACCCTGCTCGGCGCGCCGCAGGGCGAAGGCGACCCGTATCTCAACCTGTTCACGCTGGGCTGGGACCTGCGGCAACTGTTCCTCGCCCCATCGTCGTGGGTCACCGGTGGCGTCTTCGATGCGCCCATCTTCCATCCGGCGCGCCAGACGCTGGCCTTCACCGATCACCTGCTGCTGCAAGCGCTGCTGGTGTCGCCGATCTACGCGATCTGGCGCGATCCCGTCCTCTGCTACAACGCCGTCTTCATCGCGTCACTGGCAGCAAGCGCCTGGGCGATGTGGTGGTACCTGCGGCAACTGCTCGACGATCGGCTCGGTCCGGTCGTCGGCGGTCTCGCGTGGGGTTTCTGCGCATACCGCTTCTCGCACGTGTTGCACCTGCAACTGCAGGCGTTGTACTTCCTGCCGCTGGCGTTCGGCGCCCTGCACCGGCTGGTCGCGCGCCGACGGTGGCAGGACGGCGCGTGGCTCGGTCTCTGGTTCGGATTGACCGCCGTCAGCGCGGTCTATTACGCCGTGATCGGCCTGGTGGCCCTGGGTCTCGGTGGACTCGCACTCGTCGCGGGCGCTGGCCGCGTCTCGCTCGGGCGCCTGCTTGCGCCCCTCGCCGTGAGCGGCTTGGTGTCTGCGGCGCTGGTGGCGCCGGTGCTCGTGCCGTACGTCCAGGCCCAACAGCGCGAAGGCTTCGTGCGGACGATGGACGAAGCGAGCCGGCATGCGGCGACCCTTGCCAGTTTCGTGAGCGACCCACCCTGGCGGCCGGTGGCGCTTGCGCCCATCGGCCGCACCGAGGAAGACGGTCTCCTGCCCGGCTGGGGTGCGCTTGCCCTGGCGGTGCTCGCCGCCGCAGCGCTGCCACGATCGCGCCGGCAACCGCTCCTCTGGACCTGGGGTGCCGTCGCCGCATCGGGGATTGTGTTTGCACTGGGGCCAGAGGGCCTGCGCAGCGTGTATGCATTGGCGCATCGCTGGGTCTTCGGGTTCCAGGCGATTCGCGCGCCGGCGCGGTTTGGTGTCCTGTTCTCGTTCGGCGTCGCCGCGGCGGCTGGCTTTGCGGTCACCTGGTGGCGCCGTGAACGGCGCCCGGCATCGCATCCCGTCGTGCTCGCCCTGTCGCTGGTCGTGGCGATCGAGGCGGTCGCCTGGCGAGTGCCCTACGTTCCCGCTCCCGCGTTCGAGACGCCCGTCAGTGCCTGGCTGCGCGATGTGGAGGGTCCTGGGGCGGTCGCGTTTCTCCCGCAGCCCGATGATCGGGCCGCGACGCCGCTGATGCTCGAGACGCTGACGCACGGCCGCCCGATCGTCAACGGCTACAGCGGTCAGCGACCCGCGTTTGCCGGTGCTGTCGCGGGCGCGCTGGCGACGTTCCCGTCGGCCGACGCGATATGGACGCTGCACGACCTCGGCGTGCGTTTCGTTGTCGCGCCTGACGACGGCCTCGACAAGGCGTGGCCCCTGGCGCGACGCGCGAGCGTCGCCGGTCGCGGTGGCGCGCCGTCGGTCATCTACGAACTCGCCGACGAGACGACATTGCTCGCGGCGGTGGGGGCGCCTGCCGCGGTGAGCGCTCCGCAGCCGGGCGTTCCCGGGTTTGCGCCTGGCGAGGTGAGCCGGTACGACGTCTTCTGGGACGGGGCCGGCACACACGTGTCGGCCGGCACGATCGAGATTGCCGTGCTCGCCGCGACCGGTTCGGACGCGAGACTGCCGCGCTGGCTCTCGGCCGCCGACCGGACACGCATCCGGTACGAGGCTCGCGTGTCGCTCGAGACCGCGCCGTGGGTGGCGCGATTCTTCGAGGCGCGCGACGTCTTCCGGACGTTCACCGACAGCGAATTCCGCCCCGTCGCGCACCTGCGCGAGATCCGTGAAGGACGACGCCAGGTCGATCAGTCGGTGTTCCATGACGGCGCTGGCGGAGTGGTGCGTGTCGTGCCCCCCGATGCCACGACGGTCGAGGCGGGTCCCGGCTTTCGTGCTCCGCCTGACCACCGTGACCCAATCGCCGCGTTCCTCCTGGTGCGCACGCTCGCGCTTGCGGCTGGCAGCCAGGTCGCCATCCCGGTGAACGACATGGGTCGCAACCTGACGCTGCAGTCCGGGCCGCTCGCGGCCGAGACAATCCAGTGGCGCGGCCAGCAGGTCCGCGCGCTGCGCATGCGTCCGGCCCTCGTCCAGCGCGTCCAGCGCCGGGCACCGCCGGCCATCGACCTCTGGCTGAGCGCCGACCAGCGGCGCCTGCCCCTGCGCATCGACGTTGCGGCCGGTTTCGGACGCGTGCGCGTGGAACTGATCGAGACCCATTCCGGAGTGCCACGCACGTGA
- a CDS encoding RNA polymerase sigma factor has protein sequence MARAQGGMPDAWAELVHRHHGAVFRTAHAALVSSADADDAAQEAWIAAWKALGEFRGRSSFRTWLLAIAWRKALDRRRGVAGWMRMLRIERGEDDDGRSVELTATGIDAETTALDRTARARLKTLVKGLPRAHRDALLLVATQELTYAEAAALLDAPVGTVKWRVSDARRLLRERMQRQDAGLRKSAIGLRRDT, from the coding sequence GTGGCCCGCGCACAAGGGGGCATGCCCGACGCATGGGCCGAGCTCGTCCATCGGCACCATGGGGCCGTGTTCCGGACGGCGCACGCAGCCCTCGTGTCGAGCGCCGACGCCGACGACGCAGCGCAGGAGGCGTGGATTGCGGCCTGGAAGGCACTCGGCGAGTTTCGCGGCCGCTCCTCGTTCCGGACGTGGCTCCTGGCCATTGCCTGGCGCAAGGCGCTCGATCGCCGCAGGGGCGTCGCCGGCTGGATGCGGATGCTGCGGATCGAGCGGGGCGAGGACGACGATGGCCGGTCCGTGGAGCTGACCGCGACGGGCATCGACGCGGAGACCACAGCGCTTGACCGCACCGCGCGTGCGCGCCTGAAGACGCTGGTGAAGGGGCTGCCGCGTGCTCACCGCGACGCGCTCCTGCTGGTAGCCACGCAGGAACTGACCTACGCCGAGGCCGCGGCGCTGCTGGACGCGCCCGTCGGTACGGTGAAGTGGCGCGTGAGCGACGCACGGCGGTTGTTGCGGGAGCGGATGCAGCGGCAGGACGCCGGCCTTCGCAAGTCGGCCATCGGCCTTCGCAGGGACACGTAG
- a CDS encoding glycerate kinase type-2 family protein, producing the protein MTLPSRARDDLAAITAAGLASVSASALLRRALQGTHALISAGQPYTLIAAGKASAAMLERWYALVPELPRRAIGVGTHDAHRVPDDVEWFTGGHPTPTGESVAAADAALAAAGAVPIDGRLIVLLSGGASALLCRPVPGVTLAEKQQITRALMHDGRAIDELNCVRKHLSGIKGGRLAAACAGRTLTLAISDVVAPIEDDPSVIGSGPTVPDPSTFADAWGIVSRMAAQEAVPASVRTWLQRGVSGDARESPKPGDAAMARSRYELIGTRHVAMAGAAEDARRRGYDVVVIGPPVLGEARAAGVAHVTTLRDAGADRRGPLCVISSGETTVTVTGTGRGGRNQELVAGAIDVLSREPRPMLLSSVGTDGVDGPTDAAGAWADTDTAAIATSQRLSIATLLADNNAYELHKRLGTLIRTGPTDTNVGDLQIALIY; encoded by the coding sequence TTGACGCTCCCGTCGCGCGCCCGCGACGACCTTGCCGCCATCACCGCCGCTGGCCTCGCGTCGGTGTCCGCGTCAGCACTCCTGCGCCGCGCGCTGCAGGGTACGCACGCGCTCATTTCGGCAGGGCAGCCCTACACGCTGATCGCCGCTGGCAAGGCGTCGGCTGCCATGCTCGAGCGGTGGTACGCACTCGTGCCGGAGTTGCCCCGGCGGGCCATCGGCGTCGGGACCCACGACGCGCATCGTGTGCCCGACGACGTCGAGTGGTTCACCGGTGGGCATCCCACGCCGACCGGCGAGAGCGTGGCGGCCGCCGATGCGGCCCTTGCCGCCGCTGGCGCAGTGCCCATCGACGGCCGGCTCATCGTGCTCCTCTCCGGCGGCGCCTCGGCGCTGCTGTGTCGTCCCGTGCCAGGCGTCACGTTGGCCGAGAAGCAGCAGATCACGCGTGCGCTGATGCACGACGGCCGCGCCATCGACGAACTCAACTGCGTCCGCAAGCACCTGTCGGGCATCAAGGGCGGCCGCCTCGCCGCGGCGTGTGCCGGACGGACGCTCACGCTGGCGATTTCCGACGTGGTCGCGCCGATCGAAGATGACCCGAGCGTGATCGGCTCGGGGCCTACCGTGCCTGATCCCTCCACATTCGCCGACGCGTGGGGCATCGTCTCGCGGATGGCGGCCCAGGAGGCGGTGCCCGCATCCGTCCGCACCTGGCTGCAGCGTGGGGTATCGGGCGACGCCCGCGAGTCACCCAAGCCGGGAGACGCAGCGATGGCGCGGAGCCGCTACGAATTGATCGGCACGCGGCACGTGGCGATGGCAGGCGCGGCAGAGGACGCCAGGCGACGCGGCTACGACGTCGTCGTCATTGGCCCACCAGTGCTTGGGGAGGCGCGCGCTGCTGGCGTCGCGCATGTCACGACGCTGCGAGACGCGGGCGCCGATCGTCGGGGGCCGCTCTGCGTCATCAGCAGCGGCGAGACGACCGTGACCGTCACCGGCACGGGCCGCGGTGGTCGCAACCAGGAGTTGGTCGCGGGTGCGATTGATGTGCTCTCGCGGGAGCCGCGGCCGATGCTGCTCAGCAGCGTCGGGACCGACGGCGTCGATGGTCCGACAGACGCGGCGGGCGCGTGGGCCGACACCGACACTGCCGCGATCGCGACGTCCCAGCGGCTCTCGATCGCGACGCTGCTTGCCGACAACAACGCCTACGAGTTGCACAAGCGCCTGGGGACTCTCATCCGCACCGGACCAACCGACACCAACGTCGGGGATCTGCAGATCGCGCTCATATATTGA
- the ftsE gene encoding cell division ATP-binding protein FtsE, with protein sequence MITLAAVTRSYGQGADALRDVSLDIDKGEFVCLAGPSGAGKSTLLRLLLREDVATSGQVLVNGTDLATLRRDERQAYRRTVGFVFQDFKLLPARTVFENVATVARVMGMPRSQQWRRASMLLQQVGLQHRMEAFPLQLSGGEQQRVAIARALMNAPSILLADEPTGNLDRALSLEVMDIFRDINASGTTVVMATHDQDLIAYVRRRVVQLQHGQLVGDRRPS encoded by the coding sequence GTGATCACGCTTGCTGCGGTCACCAGGTCGTACGGGCAGGGCGCCGACGCGCTGCGCGACGTCTCGCTCGACATCGACAAGGGCGAGTTCGTCTGCCTCGCGGGCCCGAGCGGCGCCGGCAAGTCGACTCTCCTGCGGCTGCTGTTGCGCGAGGACGTCGCGACGTCCGGCCAGGTGCTGGTCAATGGGACCGACCTGGCCACCCTGCGCCGCGACGAGCGTCAGGCGTACCGGCGGACGGTCGGGTTCGTGTTCCAGGACTTCAAGCTGTTGCCCGCACGCACCGTGTTCGAGAACGTGGCGACGGTGGCGCGAGTGATGGGCATGCCGCGTTCGCAGCAGTGGCGGCGCGCGTCGATGCTGCTGCAGCAGGTGGGGCTGCAGCACCGGATGGAAGCGTTCCCGCTGCAGCTGTCGGGCGGCGAACAGCAACGCGTGGCGATCGCCAGGGCCCTGATGAATGCGCCATCCATCCTGCTGGCCGACGAGCCGACGGGCAACCTGGATCGCGCGCTGTCGCTGGAGGTCATGGACATCTTCCGGGACATCAACGCGTCGGGCACGACGGTGGTGATGGCGACGCACGACCAGGACCTCATCGCGTACGTGCGCCGGCGTGTCGTGCAATTGCAGCACGGCCAGCTGGTTGGCGACCGGAGGCCGTCATGA
- the rnr gene encoding ribonuclease R, translating to MTPDDLLHRIRERVTHPSTVKELMRALKLQKSEAPGVRRALKALVDRGALIETRGRHFGVPELMDLAPGRITVHPNGFGFVKLDHPIDEVTADIYVAGHNLHDAMHGDRVLVRVERHGRDGRSEGRIVRILERGAATTVGRFDKEDHGLLYVTPFDKRLLIDVQIPAGDDVGATPGQMVVIEITRWPVHGRGALGRVIEIIGDLEAPGVDTRIIIRKHGIPDRHSDESIAEARRLGVEIDPKDIEGRTDFRNDVVVTIDGETARDFDDAVSVERLEHGHYLLKVHIADVAHYVHEGSALDREAAERSTSVYFPERAVHMFPEELATGLCSLRPHVDRLVQSCVMEIDGKGRVVDATMHDGVIVSRSRMTYTEVHAILAGDAALRETYRELVPHFERMGELFEILNQRRHRRGSIDFDLPEAKIVLDAEGQIENILMAERNIAHRLIEEFMLVANETVAAFLEANGVPTLYRIHEAPDLLKVEQFEEFISTLGYTLAAPMSAVKPRHFQKLVEKLRGKPEERPIATLMLRTMQKARYDTSCLGHFGLAADAYAHFTSPIRRYPDLIVHRTLREFRHGKLTDALYEERVEELPELGRHTSEMERRADEAENELVAWKKVRFMADKVGEEYGGFITGVAPFGLFVQLVEHYVEGLVHISSLADDYYRYLERVHQLRGENTHRVFRLGDPIRVQVIRVDQDRRQVDLGVVEVLDRIRESERNRGPRTSKAGSRGKAAAGKGRPGKRERAIKKATNSRK from the coding sequence ATGACACCAGACGACCTGTTGCACCGCATCCGCGAGCGCGTGACCCACCCTTCGACCGTGAAGGAGTTGATGCGGGCGCTGAAGCTCCAGAAGTCGGAGGCTCCCGGCGTCCGGCGCGCGCTCAAAGCGTTGGTCGACCGCGGTGCGCTGATTGAAACACGCGGCCGGCATTTCGGCGTTCCCGAGCTGATGGACCTGGCGCCGGGGCGCATCACGGTGCACCCCAACGGCTTCGGTTTCGTGAAGCTCGATCACCCGATCGACGAGGTCACCGCGGACATCTACGTCGCAGGGCACAACCTGCACGACGCGATGCACGGCGACCGTGTCCTCGTGCGCGTGGAGCGGCATGGCCGTGACGGGCGCTCCGAAGGCCGCATCGTCCGCATCCTCGAGCGCGGGGCCGCGACCACCGTCGGCCGGTTCGACAAGGAAGACCACGGGCTGCTCTACGTCACGCCGTTCGACAAGCGGCTGCTGATCGACGTGCAGATCCCCGCTGGTGACGATGTAGGAGCGACACCAGGCCAGATGGTGGTGATCGAGATCACCCGGTGGCCCGTGCACGGACGTGGAGCGCTCGGGCGCGTGATCGAGATCATCGGCGACCTCGAGGCGCCAGGCGTCGACACCCGGATCATCATCCGCAAGCACGGTATTCCGGACCGCCATTCCGACGAGAGCATCGCCGAAGCCCGGCGGCTGGGTGTCGAGATCGACCCGAAGGACATCGAGGGCCGCACCGACTTCCGCAACGACGTCGTCGTCACCATCGACGGCGAGACGGCCCGCGACTTCGACGACGCGGTGTCGGTGGAGCGGCTGGAGCATGGCCACTACCTGCTGAAGGTGCACATCGCGGACGTGGCGCACTACGTCCACGAGGGCAGCGCGCTGGACCGGGAGGCGGCCGAGCGCAGCACGTCGGTCTATTTCCCCGAGCGCGCCGTGCACATGTTCCCGGAGGAACTCGCCACCGGCCTGTGCTCGCTGCGGCCGCACGTCGATCGCCTGGTGCAGTCGTGCGTCATGGAGATCGACGGCAAGGGACGCGTCGTCGACGCCACGATGCACGACGGCGTGATCGTCAGTCGTTCGCGCATGACCTACACCGAGGTTCACGCGATCCTGGCCGGCGATGCCGCGCTGCGCGAGACCTACCGCGAACTCGTGCCGCACTTCGAGCGCATGGGCGAGCTGTTCGAGATCCTGAACCAGCGGCGGCACCGGCGTGGATCGATCGACTTCGACCTCCCGGAAGCCAAGATCGTGCTCGACGCTGAAGGCCAGATCGAGAACATCCTGATGGCCGAGCGCAACATCGCGCACCGGTTGATCGAGGAGTTCATGCTCGTCGCCAACGAGACCGTCGCGGCCTTTCTCGAGGCCAATGGCGTGCCGACGTTGTATCGCATCCACGAGGCTCCCGACCTGCTCAAGGTGGAGCAGTTCGAGGAGTTCATCAGCACGCTCGGGTACACGCTGGCGGCCCCCATGAGCGCGGTGAAGCCGCGCCATTTCCAGAAGCTGGTGGAGAAGTTGCGCGGCAAGCCGGAGGAACGGCCGATTGCGACGCTGATGCTGCGGACGATGCAGAAGGCGCGCTACGACACGTCGTGCCTCGGCCACTTCGGCCTGGCCGCCGACGCCTACGCACACTTCACCTCACCGATCCGCCGCTACCCGGACCTGATCGTCCATCGGACCCTCCGTGAGTTCCGCCACGGCAAGCTCACCGACGCGTTGTACGAGGAGCGGGTCGAGGAGTTGCCGGAGCTCGGGCGACACACGTCGGAGATGGAGCGGCGCGCGGACGAGGCCGAGAACGAGCTCGTCGCGTGGAAGAAGGTCCGATTCATGGCCGACAAGGTCGGCGAGGAGTACGGAGGCTTCATCACCGGCGTCGCGCCCTTTGGCTTGTTCGTGCAGTTGGTGGAGCACTACGTGGAGGGGCTCGTCCACATCTCGAGCCTCGCCGACGACTACTACCGGTACCTCGAACGCGTGCATCAACTGCGCGGCGAGAACACGCATCGCGTCTTCCGGCTCGGCGATCCCATCCGCGTGCAGGTGATCCGCGTCGATCAGGACCGCCGGCAGGTCGACCTGGGCGTGGTCGAGGTCCTCGATCGCATCCGCGAGTCGGAACGCAATCGCGGGCCGCGCACCAGCAAGGCCGGTTCGCGCGGCAAGGCCGCGGCGGGCAAGGGCCGGCCGGGCAAGCGCGAACGGGCGATCAAGAAGGCGACCAACAGCCGCAAATGA